Part of the Pyrobaculum calidifontis JCM 11548 genome, AGGCCCTTAGCCGCCTCTTCGCCGTGGATGTAGGCCGCTATGCGCCTAGCCCTGGCCCATGCTGCGGCGTATATTGCGGCGACGGCGGCAGCCGCGGCGTAGCCCACGGGGCCGGGGGGATATGCGGCGAAGGTTCCCTGCAGCGACAGGTAGATGTAGCCCAGCTCCTCTGGGGGCAGGGCGAGGAGGAGGAGCTGTGTGGCCGAGGAGGCGGCGAAGGCGAGGAGTACTCCGAAGAGCACTACGACGGTGAGGGGGGCCCTCCTCGCGGCGTAGAGGAGGACGGCGGTGGCGGCCGCGGCGCCGAGAAGCGACCCAGCGAGGTAGCCCAGGTAAGGCGCGGAGAAGAGGCGCCAGAGGACGTAGGAGAGGAGGGCTGTGAAGAGGGCGGTCTGGCTGACCCCTAGGAGGTAGGGGTCGGCGAGGGGGTTGCGGAGGGCGGTCTGGAGCAGGTGGCCCGATATGGCGAGGGCGGCCCCTGCGGCCACGGCCCCGAGGGCGCGGGGCAGTCTAACCGCCTCGACTATGGCGGGGTCAAAGCCGGCGGGTCCCCAGGCTAGTTCCAGGAAGAGGAGTGGGATTATGAGGAGGTATATGGCCTTCACCTCAGTGGCACAAAGAGGGTGAAGTTGCCCGGCGGGGCCAGCTCGGGGTGTATTATCCAGAGTAGCTCTTCGAGCACTTGGTCGGGGTATGCGTTGGCGAGTTGGTAGAAGGCGTCGCTGTAGGCGTATAATCTGCCCACTGCGACGGCCTTTAGCTCGGAGAGCCTCGGCTCGATTTTCAAAATGTCGGAGACGGACTGCACGCCATAGCCCGACCACACGAGGACGTCCACGTCCTTCTCCTTCAGCACCACCTCCAGGTCTACGCGGCTGTAGTTTGAATAGGCGTAGCGGCCCCCGGCGAGGGATATGAGCTCTCTCACCTGCGGCCCCGCTGGGTACAGGACGCCGCCGAATATTATGAACCAGGCCACCCTTGGCCTATGCTCGGCCTCCCTCGCCAACGCGGCTAGGCTGTTCCACTTGGCCTCCGCCCCGTCGAAGATTTTGACGGCCGCGTCGGTGAGGTTGTAGAAGGCGGCTATGAACTTTATCCACTCGGCCCTGCCCAGGGGGGACCCCTCCTGGAACTCGTTGACCACGGCGTAGGGGATTTTCAACTGGTCAAGCCGCTGTATCACCGCCTCTGTGCCGTAGGGGCCGGGGTAGAAGTAGACAAAGACCACGTCTGGCTTCAGCGCGGCTATTTGCTCATAGTTGGGCGAGCTGGCGGGCCCCACGTCCCTGATTGTGCCGTTCTCAAGGGCCTTCGCCACCTCGGGGAGGTGCCACGCGTACTCCTTCCCCCACATTATGCCCACCACCGACTTAAGCACGTGGGCATCGCCGCCCTCCTTGTACAGGCGGTACGCCATGGCCACATGCGTAGAGGACATGTACACGGCGCGTTGCACGGGGTAGTAGACCACGGCGGCTGGCTTGTACTTATCCACGTAGAACTTTGTGAGGGCCGGGCCCGCGCCCCTGGGGGCGAGGAGTATCGTCCTGCCGAGGGCGTCCCTCAGCACGTAGTAGCCCCCCTCGTACCTTATGGAGAACAGCTTGGCGTACTTGACCGGCACCTCGCCGGCGGGGGCCTGGGCGGCCTTTAGCAGAATGGCCGTGGCGTTTTTCGCCGCGGCGGCCTCCCTCTCCACGTTGGCCAGCCTCTGCTCAACCCCAGACGCCAGAGAGGCGAGGGTGGAGTTCAGCGACTTTACGGCAGATGTGAGAGCCCCCAGCTCCTGCCCCGTCGCGTGGAGCGCCTCCTCGACCTTAGCCGAGGTGGACCAGGCCAGCGCCACTGCCAGTATGGAGATTAACAACGCAGCCGCGGCTAGTCCCAGCGTAATTTTTTGACTCATATGTGGGAGAAATATCCCATATTTAACAATTTCCATAAGAGATTTAACGACGGGCGAGGTGCCCTCCGTGATGAGCATGGGAACGGCGTATGTGTGAAGAGGGCTTGATTAACTGACGTCTACTGGAGCTCTGTCCTCGCTTGGCTGTAGCCGTTTGGGCTAGCATTGTGCGAGTGGGGAGCCTTGACTGCGGCTCTGTCATGCAAACAACTCACTATGCTCGCCGCATTAAGTGGCTGGCGCGGGTAATTGATAAAATATTGACGTATCTGGGGGGGGCATGGCCATCTCTTCTCTGGAGATGTATGTGGCGGATCGTAATGCCGAGTGGCTTGGGGTGCCGCGGCTTGTGCTTATGGAGAACGCCGGGGCGGCTGTGGCTAGGAACCTTCTGCGGAAGTTTCCCAACGCGTCAAACGTCCTGGTGGTGTGTGGCACTGGTGACAACGGCGGTGATGGCTACGTCGCGGCGCGGCACCTCCACGCGGCTGGGAAGAGGGTGAGGGTGGTGGGGCTGGGCGAGCCAAGGGAGGAGCTGGCGAGGGTCAACTTCGAGGCTGTGAGGAGGCTGTGGGGGGTGGAGCTGGCGGTGGTCCGCGACGTGTTGGAGCTGTTGGCTTTGCAGGACTGGTTCCTCTGGGCTGACGTCATTGTAGACGCCGTGTTGGGGACGGGGATTAGGGGTGTGTTGAGGGAGCCGCAGGCCACCGCCATTGACCTCATGAACGCCGCGGCGGCGCCTAAGGTGGCTGTGGATGTGCCAAGCGGCCTTGACCCAGACACGGGGGAGGTGAGAGACAAGGCCGTCAAGGCCGCGCTGACGGTCACTTTCCACAAGGCTAAGAGGGGCCTCTTGGCGCCTGGCGCCGAGAGGTACGTGGGGGAGCTTGTGGTGGAGCCCATCGGCATCCCGCCTGAGGCTGAGCTGGTGGTGGGGCCGGGGGACTTCGCCTACCTCAACTTCTCTAGGCGGGCTGACTCTAAGAAGGGGGACCACGGGAGGGTGCTGGTGGTTGGGGGCTCGTTGGAGTACTCGGGGGCCCCCGTCTACGTGGCTAAGGCCGCTCTGAGAGGCGGCGTGGACTTGGCAGTGGTGGCGGCGCCCGAGCCGGCGGCCTACGCGGCCAAGGCGCAGGGCCCTGAGGTCATCGCCATACCCCTCGAGGGGGCCCGCCTCTCCCTCAAACACGTGGACAAGCTGGCGTCTCTTGCGGAGCGGTTCGACGTAGTGGCCATGGGGCCCGGCCTTGGGACTGAGGGAGAGACGCCAGACGCCGTGCGCGAGCTGTTCAACAAGCTGGCCGGGAGGAAGCCGCTGGTGGTAGACGCAGACGCGATAAAGGCGCTTAGGGGAGTGGAGGCGAGGGGTGTCGTGGTCTTTACTCCGCACGCGGGGGAGTTCAAGGCGCTCACCGGCGTGGAGCCCCCCGCAGATCTGAGGGCTAGGGCCGAGGTGGTGAAGGAGTGGGCGGCGCGGCTCGGAGGCGCGGTCATCCTCCTCAAGGGCAGGTTCGACGTGGCCTCAGACGGGCAGAGGGTTAAGATAAACGCCACGGGGACACCTGCAATGACCGTGGGGGGCACTGGCGACGTGCTCACGGGCCTTGTGGCGGCCTTCCTCACCAAGTCCAAGGACCCCCTAGAGGCGGCGGCGGTTGCCGCCTTCGTCAACGGCCTCGCTGGCGAAGAGGCGGCGGCTCAGCTGGGCTTCCACATAACAGCCACAGACCTCCTAGACCGCATCCCCGGCGTAGTCAAGAGGTTTGCGAGAGAGCAGGTGGTTTAACGCGGCTCTTCGACACGCCTTGGCCGATAGCTGTGTGAGTGGCTTGGGTCGTATACGGAGCTCCTCGGTAGCTCGGGTGGGCTCACGGGCTCACCCACTATGATGATGGAGTCGCGGACTATTCTCTCTCTTTTGACTTTCTCCGCTATGTCCCCGAGTGTGCCTGTCACTATCTTCTGGTCTGGCCATGTGGCCTTGTATACCACCGCGACTGGGGTATCGGTGCCAAGGCCGCCTTGCAACAGCTCGTGGACCACCTTGTCTATTACGTGGACGCCGGTGTATATCACTGCGACTGCCCCCGTCTTGCGCATGAACTCTGCCACATCTACGAGGGACCCCCTCATGGGCACTCTGGTGGACGCCCTCGTAATAACTACGTGTTGCACTCTCTTGGGCACGGTCAGCTCAATCTTCATGGCTGAGGCGGCCGCAAGCGCCGCCGTGACGCCTGGCACAACTTCGTAGGGTATGCCCAGCAACTGGAGGGGGATTATCTCCTCCCACAAGGCGCCGTATATGGAGGGGTCGCCCGACTTTAGCCTGGCCACGAGCAACCCCTTGGAGGCCTTTTCCACGAGGATTGAGACTATCTCCTCTGTGGTCATAGAAGCGCTGTTGTAGACCTCGGCGTCTGGCCTCGCGTATTTCAAAAGCTCGGGGTTAACTAACGACCCCGCGTAGACCACTACGTCTGCCGCCTGGAGGTACTTCAGCCCCTTCACAGTGATGAGCTCTGGGTCGCCGGGGCCGGCGCCTATGAACACTACCTTGCCCGCCATAGGTACACAGTGGTGAAGTAGTCAGTCCACCCCACGGCCCGGCCCACAGCCTCTCCCTCCATGTGGCACCTCCTGACAGCCGCGCCGGCATATGAAGAGAGGAGGCGGTTTAACAAGTCTAGGTTCTTGTTGGCCTTGACCACCACCACTGCGTCGAAGAGGGAGAGGGCGGTCTCCACTAGCTCCGGCCTCGTGGCTGGCACAATGGCCACGGCCTCGTCCCCGACGGCGAGCGGCCTGCCGACTTTGAGTGAACAGGAAACTATGGCGGAGACGCCGGGGATGTACTCCACGGGCTCATCAACGTAGGGCAGGAGCTTGGCGAAGGTGCTGTACAGCGCGGGGTCTCCCAGCACCACATACGCCTTCTCTCCCCCGTACCTCTTCACCGCCTCCGCGGCCTTGGCGTAGTCCTCAGAGGCGCTGGCGCCCATCTTGAACTCCAGCTCCACTACTTGGCCGCCGGCGTACCTCTCCACTATCCTCCTCGCCAGGCTGGCCTCTGAGGAGGTGGACTTGGGCACAAAGACCACGTCTGCCCTCTGGAGGGCCTTAAGCGCCTTAATTGTCACAAGCTCCGGGTCTCCGGGGCCTAGGCCAATTACCCTAAGCATATGCCGTAATTATGTAGACGGGGTTTAAAGCGGTCATCACCGTGTACCTTCCCTTGCGCTGTCCGCGGGCGACGAATATCTGGGTCACCTCGTAGTCTAGGCCCAACTCGCCGAGGGCCTCCACCGCCGCCTTAAGCGACTCCAAAGTCACCACGTCGGCGACTATGATCCCCTTTTCCATGCGCTCCACAGCGGCCTTGATTATGGCCGGTAGCTCAAGCCCTCCCCCGCCGACGAAGTAGCGGTCTGCCTTAGGCAACTCGGCCAACACCTCCGGGGCCTTTCCCCTCACCAACACCACTCTGTCCGCCACGCCGAACTTCTCCGCGTTGCGCTTAGTCAACATGAGCGCCTCCTCGTCGTAGTCCACGGCGTATACGCGCGACCCCTCTCCCATTATAAGCGCCGCCTCCACAGACACGCTCCCTGTCCCACAGCCCACGTCCACTAAGACGCCGCCTCTGCGTAGCCTAAGCTTTGAAAGAGCTACTGACCTCACCTCCGCCTTGGTCATAGGCACGCCCTCCGCCCTCTCAAACAGCTCGTCGGGTATTCCCGGCGTTGCGTAGGGCCAAGTCATACCTTGGCCAACAGCTCCCCTCCCCTTGCGAACACCACCACTACTACGTCGTTGCCCAACGCCTGCTTAGCCCTAACGGCCATGTGTTCCACCACGGCCCTGGCGTGTGGGCCCAAGTAATACAGCGCCTCTTCCACAGACGAGGCCTTAACTAGTGCCCCAAGCAGTGCGGGATCTACGCCCACCGCCACGGCCGAGTAAAGCACGGACTCTACGCCGCATTTACACAACTTGCTGTGGGTGTTCAACGCACCGCAAGCTATCTTAGCCAGCTTGCCCGGCATCGTGGCCAAGTAGATCTCAGAGAAGCCAAACTCCCTAGCCGCCGCCACGGCCTCTCCCACTAAGTCCCCTATTTTGACCACACAGTCGCATATGGCGGACCTGGCATATTGGGCGCTTCCACTCCCCTGCGCCAACACCACTCTGTCCCCAGACGACCTCAGCACCTTCAGCTCGGCCTTTACATGTTCAATATACCCCTCGGCGCTCACTGGATACTCTATGCCAGTGGTGCCCAGTATAGACACTCCGCCCACGATGCCAAGCCTCTCGTTCATGGTTAACTTGGCCAGCTCCTCCCCGCCGGGCACCTCTATCACCACTTCACCGCCCTTCGCCACCTCTCTAAAGGCCTCCTCAATCATCCGCCTAGGCACAGGGTTTATGGCGGGCTCTCCGGGGGGCACCGGCAAACCGGGCCTAGTGACCACGCCGACCCCCCTGCCCCCCTTAACTACCACCTCCTCGCCCCCCAGCCTCGCACACGCCTTGATTATCGCCCCGTCCAAGACGTCGGGGTTGTCCCCAGAGACCTTCTTTACCTCGGCGCAGTGCCTCCCCTCTTCTACGTACAGCCTCTCCACGGGCACCTCAATCCTTAGCCCAATGGGCGTAGGCACTACCACAGCTCTGGGCCGCTCCCCCAGCGCAAACAGCGCGGCGGCCTTGGCCGCAGCAGCCGCCGCGAGGCCGGTGGTTATCCCAAAACGCATCAGTGGAATCATAGCCGGTACTTCCTGCTGTATCCCCTCGGCGTAATCATGTAGCTGCCCCAGACAAATGTCTCAGAGTTGCCCACTATGAGGATAGTGCGCATGTCCACCTCGTCTACGTCTACTTCGCCCAACGTGGTTATCTTCACCGCCTCTCCCTCTCTGTAGGCGTTTTTAACAACTCCCACAGGCGTCGAGGGGCCTCTGACGGCCTTTACCACCTCTAAGACGCGCCTCAGCAGCCCACTATCTATGGGGTTGTACAACGCAATTACAAAGTCGCCCTCTGCGGCCTTCAACGCCCTGTGGAGAATCACATCCTCGGGGGTCAGAAGGGGGCTTAGGTTCAACACGACGAAGTCTGATCCTAGAGGCGAGCCGAGCCTAGCCCCAGCGGCCAGCGCCGCGGTTACGCCAGGCACCACCTCCACATCTACGGAGATCCCCCTCTTGGCCAACATCTCAAAGAGGAGGGGGGCCATGCCGAAGACTTGCGGATCTCCGTCTGAGACCAAGGCCACGGTCTTCCCCTCCAGCGCCTTGGCTATAGACACCTCTGCCCTGTACACCTCCTGCCGCATCTTGGCCGAAACCACCTCCTTGCCCCCGAGGAGGTCCTCCACCAGCTTTATATACGTCTCATACCCCACCACCACCTCGCTTTTAGCTATGGCGTCAATTGCGGCGAAGGTGCGCTGGGAGGGGTGGCCGGGGCCTATTCCCACTACGTATATCTTACCGCCCATGGGCCAGCTTGACCAGCTCGTTGAAAAGCGCCACGGCGATTCCAGATCCGCCGTATGTCCCCCTGACCACTGCGGCGGGGATGCCAGACTCCACGAGCTCCTCCTTGACTCTCTCGGCATTGGTGAAGCCCACGGGGGACGCCACCGCAAAGGCCAACTCAGCCTCGCCGCTCCTCCACGCGTCTAAGCCTGCCTTAAGCGCCGTGGGGGCATTGCCCACTGCTAAGATCCCGTGCTTAAGCTCTCTGAGCCAGTGGCGCACGCCCTGCGCCGCCCTCGTCACGCCTATTGCTTGAGCGGGCGCATCCACTGCCACGTACACCCTTCGGTACTTGAGCCCAGCGGCCACCATTCTCACGTCAGCGACAGCTGGCACCTCGGCACGCACTGCCTCCTCGGCGGCCTTGAGCAAGTCGGGGGAAATCCACACGTTCTTCGCCAGCTCTAGGTTGCCGCTTGCATAAACCGCCCTGGCTATGAGGCGGTCTCTCCAGTTGGACAAGTCGAGGCCTAGCCTTTCAGCCACGTACCTCATAGACGACTCCTCCACCTCCTCTGGATCCCACACGACGTCTGGGCTCTGCCGCGCGCCCTCGCCTGCCTCAATGGCCCTTACTATGCGTGAGAGAAAGGCTGACAACACCAGCGGCGAGTCGCCCAGCGGCCTTGTCACATAGACCCTCTTCCCATACGTGGGAGAGGTGGCCCACTGCTCAAAGTCCACGCCTAATTCGCGGAGGATGTCCTTGGCCACGTGGTTCCCCTCGCCGAGGAAGGCCAGCGCAATTATCACGTCTCCCTCCGCTTCTCTTATTAGTTGCCGCCAGTTGGGCTCGGCGTATTCGTTGTACCCCACCACGGCCCTAACTCCAAGGCGCTTTGACGCCTCGGCGGCCCACCTCTCCATTAGCTCGTTAAACGCCGACCTCCGGGAGCCGTGGTTGACAACTATGACCTCCATAGCCTCCTAAGGGGGGCAAATATAGATGTTAAAATCGCCAGCGAGCTCCAGAACAGCGCCCAAGACGCCAGGGAAAGGCCTTGGAGGGCCCTCAGCTCTGGCACAACTCCCGCGTATTTGTCGGGGAGAGTGAAGCTTGGAAATAGGAGGGGGCCAGCCCCAAGGGCCGCGGCGCCTGCGACTGCGGCAAGCCCTCCCCTCAGCACCAACAGAAGCGCAAATAGGTTGTAGAGCAGATACGCACCGTGCACC contains:
- a CDS encoding iron chelate uptake ABC transporter family permease subunit, giving the protein MKAIYLLIIPLLFLELAWGPAGFDPAIVEAVRLPRALGAVAAGAALAISGHLLQTALRNPLADPYLLGVSQTALFTALLSYVLWRLFSAPYLGYLAGSLLGAAAATAVLLYAARRAPLTVVVLFGVLLAFAASSATQLLLLALPPEELGYIYLSLQGTFAAYPPGPVGYAAAAAVAAIYAAAWARARRIAAYIHGEEAAKGLGVDVEKTNLLIAAAGAAAAGVATATVGPVGFIGLLAPHMAKWAEKSVRFDKTLHAAAAMGVALALAADNAIRLLLPRDVPATVVLSIVGAPAAAWLLLKYVRGL
- a CDS encoding ABC transporter substrate-binding protein: MSQKITLGLAAAALLISILAVALAWSTSAKVEEALHATGQELGALTSAVKSLNSTLASLASGVEQRLANVEREAAAAKNATAILLKAAQAPAGEVPVKYAKLFSIRYEGGYYVLRDALGRTILLAPRGAGPALTKFYVDKYKPAAVVYYPVQRAVYMSSTHVAMAYRLYKEGGDAHVLKSVVGIMWGKEYAWHLPEVAKALENGTIRDVGPASSPNYEQIAALKPDVVFVYFYPGPYGTEAVIQRLDQLKIPYAVVNEFQEGSPLGRAEWIKFIAAFYNLTDAAVKIFDGAEAKWNSLAALAREAEHRPRVAWFIIFGGVLYPAGPQVRELISLAGGRYAYSNYSRVDLEVVLKEKDVDVLVWSGYGVQSVSDILKIEPRLSELKAVAVGRLYAYSDAFYQLANAYPDQVLEELLWIIHPELAPPGNFTLFVPLR
- a CDS encoding bifunctional ADP-dependent NAD(P)H-hydrate dehydratase/NAD(P)H-hydrate epimerase — encoded protein: MAISSLEMYVADRNAEWLGVPRLVLMENAGAAVARNLLRKFPNASNVLVVCGTGDNGGDGYVAARHLHAAGKRVRVVGLGEPREELARVNFEAVRRLWGVELAVVRDVLELLALQDWFLWADVIVDAVLGTGIRGVLREPQATAIDLMNAAAAPKVAVDVPSGLDPDTGEVRDKAVKAALTVTFHKAKRGLLAPGAERYVGELVVEPIGIPPEAELVVGPGDFAYLNFSRRADSKKGDHGRVLVVGGSLEYSGAPVYVAKAALRGGVDLAVVAAPEPAAYAAKAQGPEVIAIPLEGARLSLKHVDKLASLAERFDVVAMGPGLGTEGETPDAVRELFNKLAGRKPLVVDADAIKALRGVEARGVVVFTPHAGEFKALTGVEPPADLRARAEVVKEWAARLGGAVILLKGRFDVASDGQRVKINATGTPAMTVGGTGDVLTGLVAAFLTKSKDPLEAAAVAAFVNGLAGEEAAAQLGFHITATDLLDRIPGVVKRFAREQVV
- the cobM gene encoding precorrin-4 C(11)-methyltransferase gives rise to the protein MAGKVVFIGAGPGDPELITVKGLKYLQAADVVVYAGSLVNPELLKYARPDAEVYNSASMTTEEIVSILVEKASKGLLVARLKSGDPSIYGALWEEIIPLQLLGIPYEVVPGVTAALAAASAMKIELTVPKRVQHVVITRASTRVPMRGSLVDVAEFMRKTGAVAVIYTGVHVIDKVVHELLQGGLGTDTPVAVVYKATWPDQKIVTGTLGDIAEKVKRERIVRDSIIIVGEPVSPPELPRSSVYDPSHSHSYRPRRVEEPR
- a CDS encoding cobalt-factor II C(20)-methyltransferase, which gives rise to MLRVIGLGPGDPELVTIKALKALQRADVVFVPKSTSSEASLARRIVERYAGGQVVELEFKMGASASEDYAKAAEAVKRYGGEKAYVVLGDPALYSTFAKLLPYVDEPVEYIPGVSAIVSCSLKVGRPLAVGDEAVAIVPATRPELVETALSLFDAVVVVKANKNLDLLNRLLSSYAGAAVRRCHMEGEAVGRAVGWTDYFTTVYLWRAR
- the cbiT gene encoding precorrin-6Y C5,15-methyltransferase (decarboxylating) subunit CbiT, whose protein sequence is MTWPYATPGIPDELFERAEGVPMTKAEVRSVALSKLRLRRGGVLVDVGCGTGSVSVEAALIMGEGSRVYAVDYDEEALMLTKRNAEKFGVADRVVLVRGKAPEVLAELPKADRYFVGGGGLELPAIIKAAVERMEKGIIVADVVTLESLKAAVEALGELGLDYEVTQIFVARGQRKGRYTVMTALNPVYIITAYA
- the cbiD gene encoding cobalt-precorrin-5B (C(1))-methyltransferase CbiD, with amino-acid sequence MIPLMRFGITTGLAAAAAAKAAALFALGERPRAVVVPTPIGLRIEVPVERLYVEEGRHCAEVKKVSGDNPDVLDGAIIKACARLGGEEVVVKGGRGVGVVTRPGLPVPPGEPAINPVPRRMIEEAFREVAKGGEVVIEVPGGEELAKLTMNERLGIVGGVSILGTTGIEYPVSAEGYIEHVKAELKVLRSSGDRVVLAQGSGSAQYARSAICDCVVKIGDLVGEAVAAAREFGFSEIYLATMPGKLAKIACGALNTHSKLCKCGVESVLYSAVAVGVDPALLGALVKASSVEEALYYLGPHARAVVEHMAVRAKQALGNDVVVVVFARGGELLAKV
- a CDS encoding precorrin-3B C(17)-methyltransferase, which codes for MGGKIYVVGIGPGHPSQRTFAAIDAIAKSEVVVGYETYIKLVEDLLGGKEVVSAKMRQEVYRAEVSIAKALEGKTVALVSDGDPQVFGMAPLLFEMLAKRGISVDVEVVPGVTAALAAGARLGSPLGSDFVVLNLSPLLTPEDVILHRALKAAEGDFVIALYNPIDSGLLRRVLEVVKAVRGPSTPVGVVKNAYREGEAVKITTLGEVDVDEVDMRTILIVGNSETFVWGSYMITPRGYSRKYRL
- a CDS encoding precorrin-8X methylmutase, with product MEVIVVNHGSRRSAFNELMERWAAEASKRLGVRAVVGYNEYAEPNWRQLIREAEGDVIIALAFLGEGNHVAKDILRELGVDFEQWATSPTYGKRVYVTRPLGDSPLVLSAFLSRIVRAIEAGEGARQSPDVVWDPEEVEESSMRYVAERLGLDLSNWRDRLIARAVYASGNLELAKNVWISPDLLKAAEEAVRAEVPAVADVRMVAAGLKYRRVYVAVDAPAQAIGVTRAAQGVRHWLRELKHGILAVGNAPTALKAGLDAWRSGEAELAFAVASPVGFTNAERVKEELVESGIPAAVVRGTYGGSGIAVALFNELVKLAHGR